One Panicum virgatum strain AP13 chromosome 3N, P.virgatum_v5, whole genome shotgun sequence DNA segment encodes these proteins:
- the LOC120665063 gene encoding EID1-like F-box protein 3 → MSETGPTMRRLSGASNGGSGGGKAAGGGSGAAAGPWEGGGNAARIRGVNVGIMDEKVLELVFRTLNWDPQSLCVVARVSRRLRAVAERVLWRELCVSRAPRMVAALTGGAPASAPAAGRIGGGWPALGKLLLFCCGAAGAAVPGHFAPVSRFSKTSGRSFLSRRCAGDLLFVSDPCEHAVAGAADDVGPYRGVFRGFMRSRTRAWLVGHRAPLEPRVRCPYCGARVWSMTAAGLAPRSASRRLGANEGCLEYFVCVSGHLHGSCWLARLSDSEGAGPDGSDADHASADEDDVGL, encoded by the coding sequence ATGAGCGAGACGGGCCCGACCATGAGGCGGCTGAGTGGCGCGTccaacggcggcagcggcggcggcaaggcggcgggaggaggttctggcgccgccgccggaccgtGGGAGGGGGGCGGCAATGCGGCGCGGATCCGTGGCGTGAACGTCGGGATCATGGACGAGAAGGTGCTGGAGCTCGTGTTCCGGACGCTCAACTGGGACCCGCAGTCTCTGTGCGTGGTGGCGCGGGTGAGCCGGCGGCTGCGCGCCGTGGCGGAGCGCGTGCTGTGGCGGGAGCTCTGCGTGTCGCGGGCGCCGcggatggtggcggcgctgacgggcggcgcccccgcgtcggcgccggcggccgggcgcaTCGGCGGCGGGTGGCCGGCGCTGGGGAAGCTGCTCCTCTTCtgctgcggcgcggcgggggcggcggtccCGGGCCACTTCGCCCCGGTGTCGCGCTTCTCCAAGACGTCCGGCCGGAGCTTCCTGTCGCGGCGGTGCGCGGGGGACCTGCTGTTCGTGTCGGACCCCTGCGAGCACgccgtggccggcgccgccgacgacgtGGGCCCCTACCGCGGCGTGTTCCGCGGGTTCATGCGCTCCCGGACGCGGGCGTGGCTGGTGGGCCACCGCGCCCCGCTGGAGCCCCGCGTGCGCTGCCCCTACTGCGGCGCGCGCGTCTGGAGCATGACCGCCGCCGGGCTCGCCCCGCGCAGCGCGtcgcggcggctcggcgccaaCGAGGGCTGTCTCGAGTACTTCGTCTGCGTCAGCGGGCACCTCCATGGCAGCTGCTGGCTCGCGCGCCTCTCCGACAGCGAGGGCGCCGGGCCCGACGGATCCGACGCCGACCACGCGtccgccgacgaggacgacgtTGGGCTGTGA